Proteins from one Xenopus tropicalis strain Nigerian chromosome 1, UCB_Xtro_10.0, whole genome shotgun sequence genomic window:
- the areg gene encoding amphiregulin precursor: MFSLRSVILCATLLLTIACNFTVHCSELNSTQADSNVTFSGDHGSDGTGSAVEVNWEEEEGEEHEDDFSILGFITDDSIRAEPVIKPENPPKKGEKKNSEKKKKKERGDKKKKKKKNPCQTTHKDYCIHGECKYLTSLQEVTCICQPEYFGERCSEQSMKSQTKGNLSDTSTIALAVVAVLLSTISITAIIIIIVVHTRRKYASYQCEVEEKKRLGQENGSEEIDV, translated from the exons ATGTTTTCTCTGCGATCTGTCATTCTCTGTGCCACACTGCTACTCACCATAG CTTGCAACTTCACAGTGCACTGCTCAGAATTAAACAGCACCCAAGCTGACAGTAATGTAACCTTCTCTGGGGACCATGGATCTGACGGTACAGGAAGTGCTGTGGAAGTTAATTGGGAAGAAGAGGAAGGTGAAGAACATGAAGATGATTTCTCCATCTTGGGATTTATAACAGACGATTCTATTCGTG ctgaACCAGTCATAAAGCCAGAGAATCCCCCcaaaaaaggagagaagaagaactcagaaaagaagaagaagaaggaaagaggggataagaaaaagaagaagaagaagaatcccTGCCAGACCACCCATAAAGATTATTGCATTCATGGTGAATGTAAATACTTAACCAGCTTGCAAGAAGTGACCTGCAT ATGTCAGCCAGAATACTTTGGTGAAAGGTGCAGTGAACAGTCCATGAAGTCACAGACAAAGGGAAACTTAAGCGACACGTCAACAATAGCACTAGCAGTTGTAGCAGTCCTGTTGTCAACGATCAGCATTACTGCCATCATTATTATCATTGTTGTACA TACAAGAAGGAAATACGCTTCCTATCAGTGTGAAGTGGAAGAAAAAAAGAGATTAGGTCAAGAAAATGGAAGTGAAGAAATTGATGTGTGA